The following coding sequences are from one Luteolibacter yonseiensis window:
- a CDS encoding malate dehydrogenase: MKTPITVSITGAAGQIGYALLFRIASGFVFGPDQPVNLRLIEIEPGLPALNGVMMELDDCAFPLLNEVIGTADLDEGFKDANWCLLVGSVPRKAGMERADLLGINGKIFTGQGQAIARNAAKDVRVLVVGNPCNTNALIAMNNAAGVPADRFFAMTRLDENRAKSQLARKAGVHQSKVTNLCIWGNHSATQYPDFTNARIDGRPVTEVITDREWLEGEFITTVQQRGAAVIKARGLSSAASAANAALDTVKSLITPTPEGDWHSVAVCSDGSYGIEKGIMASMPIRTRGDGTWEVVQGVPVNDFSQGRIDLTIAELLEEREAVKDLIPA, from the coding sequence ATGAAAACTCCCATTACCGTTTCCATCACCGGTGCCGCTGGCCAGATCGGCTACGCTCTCCTTTTCCGCATTGCTTCTGGTTTCGTGTTCGGCCCTGACCAGCCGGTGAACCTCCGGCTCATCGAGATCGAGCCGGGGTTGCCCGCTCTCAACGGGGTGATGATGGAACTGGATGACTGCGCGTTTCCACTGCTCAACGAAGTCATCGGCACCGCCGATCTGGACGAAGGTTTCAAGGATGCGAACTGGTGTCTGCTCGTCGGTTCAGTGCCTCGCAAGGCGGGGATGGAGCGCGCCGACCTGCTCGGTATCAATGGCAAGATTTTCACCGGTCAAGGCCAGGCGATCGCGAGGAACGCCGCCAAGGACGTGCGCGTGCTGGTCGTTGGAAACCCGTGCAACACGAACGCGCTGATCGCCATGAACAACGCCGCCGGAGTGCCTGCGGACCGTTTCTTCGCCATGACCCGGCTCGATGAGAACCGTGCGAAAAGCCAGCTCGCCCGGAAGGCCGGCGTCCACCAATCCAAGGTCACGAACCTCTGCATCTGGGGAAACCACTCCGCCACCCAATACCCGGATTTCACCAACGCGAGGATCGACGGTCGTCCCGTGACCGAGGTCATCACGGACCGTGAGTGGTTGGAAGGGGAGTTCATCACCACCGTCCAGCAGCGCGGTGCCGCCGTCATCAAGGCCCGCGGACTTTCCTCCGCCGCCTCCGCCGCGAACGCCGCCCTCGACACGGTGAAGAGCCTGATCACCCCGACACCGGAAGGAGACTGGCATTCCGTCGCCGTCTGTTCGGATGGCTCCTATGGTATTGAAAAGGGCATCATGGCCTCCATGCCGATCCGCACCCGCGGGGACGGCACGTGGGAGGTCGTGCAAGGTGTCCCGGTGAACGACTTCAGCCAGGGCAGGATCGATCTCACCATCGCCGAACTGCTGGAGGAGCGCGAGGCGGTCAAGGATTTGATCCCCGCGTGA